A part of Helicobacter fennelliae genomic DNA contains:
- a CDS encoding 5-formyltetrahydrofolate cyclo-ligase, translating to MEIQAVSAQSKQDFRHFVRNDLAKKQKSCVSYRHIVFVRYLKYVIQSKQFKNILLFYPMAFEPNILPLLSCFKKSKNKRIFLPSIEGLNFKMLPYRLPLQQNQYKIWEPKPSHFYFQKIDLAIIPCLGIDLAFRRIGMGKGMYDRTFGMMTHKIRHKMYKIFVNQDIYLASCVMTQDFDINANEYISYKFRVKKGFKNDSTYNSLSSFWVGSRLKRLSCLQKNSKS from the coding sequence TTGGAGATTCAGGCTGTATCCGCCCAAAGCAAACAAGATTTTCGCCATTTTGTCAGAAATGATCTAGCCAAAAAACAAAAATCGTGCGTATCATATCGCCATATTGTTTTTGTGCGATACCTCAAATATGTAATCCAATCTAAGCAATTTAAAAATATCCTTTTGTTCTATCCTATGGCGTTTGAGCCAAATATTTTGCCACTTCTTTCTTGTTTTAAAAAATCAAAAAACAAAAGAATTTTTCTTCCAAGCATAGAGGGGCTTAACTTTAAAATGTTACCATATCGTTTGCCGTTACAACAAAATCAATATAAAATTTGGGAACCAAAGCCCTCTCATTTTTATTTTCAGAAAATTGACCTAGCAATTATTCCTTGTTTGGGGATTGATCTTGCATTTAGACGTATAGGAATGGGAAAGGGCATGTATGATCGAACATTTGGTATGATGACACATAAGATAAGGCATAAAATGTATAAAATTTTTGTCAATCAAGACATATATCTTGCCTCTTGCGTGATGACGCAAGATTTTGACATCAATGCCAATGAATATATAAGTTATAAATTTCGGGTAAAAAAGGGTTTTAAAAATGATTCCACTTATAATAGCTTGTCTTCTTTCTGGGTTGGTAGCAGGCTTAAGCGTTTATCTTGTCTGCAAAAAAATAGTAAATCTTGA
- the rny gene encoding ribonuclease Y, which produces MIPLIIACLLSGLVAGLSVYLVCKKIVNLDARHLLNQAKAKAKAIEFEAQTLLNTEQLKAKELKIELEHNFKEKTHALNEEYRQKAYELESKQKQLKEKTEHELNLIKEQKNKLTQELNDMLLQKDQQFKMQKQYRSLIEELNNTLSHYTGLTKQEAKEILLKNLENELLDEKAHLIRRYEKEAKDEATKMAYFILAQATTRYAGEFAAERLINVITLPNDEMKGKIIGKEGRNIKALEMISGVDVIIDDTPSTIILSSFNLYRRAIAARTLEILIEDGRIHPARIEEVYERVKDNIDKEIEQEGKDVILDLGLDYMHPELIKLIGKLRYRASFGQNALQHSMQTAQLAGIITAQLGGDEKLAKRAGLLHDIGKALTAESGNGNHVVLGAEVCRRYREHPVVINAIMSHHGDEEFESVEAAAVCAADTLSAARPGARREVLENFLTRMQDLEQIATQKLGVKQAYAINAGRELRVIVNADLISDSHSIVLAKEIANEIQSKLSYPGEIKVSIIRETRAVDFAH; this is translated from the coding sequence ATGATTCCACTTATAATAGCTTGTCTTCTTTCTGGGTTGGTAGCAGGCTTAAGCGTTTATCTTGTCTGCAAAAAAATAGTAAATCTTGATGCACGTCATTTATTAAATCAAGCCAAAGCCAAAGCAAAAGCCATTGAATTTGAAGCGCAGACCCTTTTAAACACCGAGCAGCTCAAAGCCAAAGAATTAAAAATCGAGCTTGAACATAATTTTAAAGAAAAAACCCATGCCCTCAATGAAGAATATAGACAAAAAGCCTATGAGCTAGAATCTAAACAAAAACAGCTTAAAGAAAAAACCGAGCACGAACTCAATCTTATCAAAGAGCAAAAAAATAAGCTCACACAAGAGCTCAATGATATGTTGCTCCAAAAAGATCAGCAATTCAAAATGCAAAAGCAATACCGCTCACTCATCGAAGAATTAAATAATACACTAAGCCATTACACAGGCTTGACAAAGCAAGAAGCAAAAGAGATTCTATTGAAAAATTTAGAAAATGAACTACTTGATGAAAAGGCGCATTTAATTCGTCGCTATGAAAAAGAAGCCAAAGATGAAGCCACAAAAATGGCGTATTTTATCCTTGCACAAGCCACGACACGATATGCTGGAGAATTTGCAGCCGAGCGGTTAATCAATGTCATAACCTTGCCAAATGATGAAATGAAAGGAAAAATCATCGGTAAAGAAGGTCGCAATATCAAGGCTTTGGAGATGATTAGCGGGGTAGATGTGATTATTGATGATACACCTTCAACAATCATTTTGAGTAGCTTTAATCTCTATCGTCGCGCGATTGCTGCTAGAACATTAGAGATTCTGATAGAAGATGGCAGAATCCACCCCGCAAGGATTGAGGAAGTGTATGAGCGCGTGAAAGACAATATCGATAAAGAAATCGAGCAAGAAGGAAAAGATGTTATTTTGGATTTGGGGCTTGATTATATGCACCCAGAGCTTATCAAGCTTATTGGTAAATTGCGCTATCGTGCTAGCTTTGGGCAAAACGCACTTCAGCATTCTATGCAGACAGCACAGCTTGCAGGGATTATTACCGCACAATTAGGAGGCGATGAGAAATTAGCCAAACGTGCGGGGTTATTGCATGATATTGGTAAGGCATTAACTGCTGAGAGTGGCAATGGTAATCATGTGGTTTTGGGAGCTGAAGTGTGCAGACGTTACAGAGAGCACCCAGTGGTGATTAATGCGATTATGTCTCATCATGGTGATGAGGAGTTTGAAAGTGTCGAAGCAGCGGCTGTTTGCGCGGCTGATACGCTTTCAGCAGCAAGACCCGGAGCGAGACGAGAAGTGCTAGAAAATTTCTTAACTCGTATGCAGGATTTGGAGCAAATCGCTACGCAAAAACTTGGTGTCAAGCAAGCGTATGCTATAAACGCAGGACGAGAGCTTCGAGTGATTGTCAATGCGGATTTGATAAGTGATTCTCATAGTATTGTGCTAGCAAAAGAGATCGCAAATGAAATCCAGTCAAAATTGAGCTATCCTGGGGAAATTAAAGTTAGCATTATTAGAGAGACGCGAGCGGTTGATTTTGCGCATTGA